The window TCGAGCATCGCGTCGCCGATCAGGTAGGCGAGCGTGCAGGAGATGAGGGCCAGGACGTACATCAGGGCCGCGACCAGGGCCGCCTTCGCGGAGAGCACGGTGGCGCGGCGCGGGTTGGCGGCGAAGGTGGTGCGGACGGTGCCGCTGCCGTACTCGCCCGTGATCAGCAGGGCTCCGACCACCGCGGCCAGCATCTGGGCGGGGATCGAGGCGGTGAGGCTGCCGCCGAGCACCGTGTCGTCCGGTTGCAGGCTCTCGGTCGCGGCCACGAACACCGCACCCAGCACGGGCACGACGGCGGTGGCGAGTGTCGTCCAGACCGTGGAGCGCACGCTGTGGAACTTGATCCACTCATGGGCGAGTGCCCCCGGGAAGCCTGCCCGGGCGGCGGTGAGCGTCGTGGGCGCCATCAGACCGTCTCCTTCCGGCTGTTCCGGACCGCGCTCGTCCGGTACTCGGCCGAGTCCTGGGACAGGGCTGTGTAGACCTCCTCCAACGAGGAGTGGGCGGGGGTGAGTTCATGGATCGCGAGACCGTGGTCGCGGGCCAGGTCGCCGATGGCCGCGGTGTCCGGACCGTCCACCCGCCAGCCGCCCCGAGGGTCGAGACGGACG is drawn from Streptomyces liliifuscus and contains these coding sequences:
- a CDS encoding ABC transporter permease subunit, with translation MAPTTLTAARAGFPGALAHEWIKFHSVRSTVWTTLATAVVPVLGAVFVAATESLQPDDTVLGGSLTASIPAQMLAAVVGALLITGEYGSGTVRTTFAANPRRATVLSAKAALVAALMYVLALISCTLAYLIGDAMLDNGRYAQGEPLPALFGIAASFAVAGLLGLAVGTLVRHSAGAVTTVIGVLLLPSLLGPLFGDAQRWIAGVSPTSALEKLIQTSDATAETVGSLGPWPSLLLVAGCTGAVLVIAAGALRGRDV